Below is a window of Desmonostoc muscorum LEGE 12446 DNA.
CGGGTTTGGGTAATTCACTGATGAGAGTGAGATTTTTTTGGGCTGCGATCGCTTCAACATCCGCCAAGGCTGAAATACACAGCGCATAAAGGTCTACTTCTGTATAGTTGAGAACCATTTTGCCGGATTCTAATTTTGCCATGATTAGCAAACTATTAATTAACGATTGCAACTGTTGACTAGCGATCGCAATTTGTTTAATCTTCTGCTGCTGCTTCTGAAAAGTTAAGCCGGGAAATCGGAGAATTTCAGTTGATAGGACAATACTCGCAAGAGGATTTCGCAAATCATGGACGATCATGTTGACCACATCTTCTCGGAGTTGGAGTAAAGCTTGCAGGTTATCGTACTGTTGCTTAATCCGCAACATAGAATTTACCCTAGCTCGTAACTCTAAACTATTGATGGGCTTACTAATGAAATCATCTGCGCCGGCGCCTAAACACCGAGCCAGATCTTCTTTAGCAGTTAATGCCGTCACCATGACAATGGGAACTGTTTGCCATTGCAGATCAGCTTTGATGCGCCGACATACTTCTAAACCATCTAAATCGGGCATCATCACATCCAGCAAAATTACATCGGGCTGAAAACTATTGAGACGAGTAAGGGCTTGTTGACCACTAGGAGCATAATGTAATTGATATCCTTGCCCATCTAGTAATGTTTCAATAACGTCAAAATTATCTGGTTCATCATCAATTACTAAAATAGAGGGTTGAGTGTCCATCAAGAATTTCCCCTATTTTCCTAAAAGTTGTTCAATTGTTACAGCAAGCTGTTTAAGTTTTATCGGTTTGGTCAAATATTCATTAGCTCCAGCTGCTAAACAAGTTTCGCGATCGCCAGGCATGGCTAGGGCTGTGAGGGCGATAATTGGGACATGAGCGAATTGGCGATCGTCACGGATATGGCGTATCGCTTCTAGTCCATCCATTTCCGGCATTTGAATGTCCATAACAATTAAGTTGGGGTGTTGAGTTGCAGTAAGTTCAACGGCTTGTTGTCCATTGTTTGCCAGAATTAAACGATATCCTCTAGTTTCAAGATAGCCAGACATTGTATCAATGTTTGCCTGATTGTCTTCTGCCAGTAAAATTACAGGAGATTCAAGAGTTGGTGACGACTCTAGAATCACAGCACCAGAGTCAGGACAGTTAGGATGTTGGAGTTTTTCTAAAGTTGCCTGAAACTGAGCGCGAGTAATTGGTTTAACCAGATATTCAGAAGCTCCCTGGGCAAATCCTTTGGTATGTTCATCGACTACCGAAGTGATGATGATGGGAATTTCTTTAGTTTGTGGGTTTGTCTTGAGTTGAGCAAGTACATCCCAACCCGATAGGTCAGGCAATTGCAGATCCAGGACAATCAAAGCAGGCTCAAGGCGTAGGACTTCATTTACAGCTCCTTCACCCTTTGGATAGACAACAGGTTGCATTTTCATTTCGCTGAGGTAGCGAGTAATTTGGTCAGACGCCGGAACTGAGTCTTCAATCACTAAAACCTGAGCATTTTTAGCAGAGAACTGATAACTGGGCAATGGAGTTTTTACTGGGGTTGTTGCAACACCATCGTTGGTAAGGTAGGGAATACGTAATGTAAAACAACTACCCACTCCAACTTCGCTGCTAACCGAAACCGTTCCTCCATGCAGAACAGCAATCCGCTTTACTAGTGCTAGTCCTAAACCGGTGCCACTGTACTGACGATTCAAGCTACTGTCAAGCTGGATAAAAGGCTCAAACAACTTGCCAATGTCCTCAGGAGCAATACCGATACCGAGTATCAGTGACAGAGAGACAGACGAGGGATGGGGGAGATGGGGGAGATGAGGGGGATGAGGGGGATGGGGGATGGGGGGGATGGGGGGGGATGGGGGAGAATTTACTTCCCCTGCCCCCTGCCCCTCTGCCCCCTGCCCCTCTGCCTCCTCCAGCCAAACTTTTAGGGAGACAGAACCTTGTTCTGGTGTAAATTTGATGGCGTTGCTGAGTAGGTTGATGAGTACTTGACGTAAACGGCGATCGTCCACCTGAATGGTGCTGAGGTTGCTAGCGATGTGAGTACTTAGGCGAATATTCTTTTTCAGTGCCATGTGTTTGACGAAGGCGAGGCTGGCGTCACACAGGGTTTTAACTGGAACTTCACCCAGTTGTAATTCCAGTTTGCCTGATTCGATTTTAGACAAGTCTAGGATGTCGTTGATGAGTTCTAGGAGATGCCTGCCACTGCGCTCAATGGTGGCGATCGCTTTTGCTTGCCGTTGATTAATCGAACCGAATACGCCTTCTATGAAACCTTCTGACATGCCCAAAATCGCATTCAGCGGAGTTCGCAGTTCATGGCTCATGTTGGCGAGGAATTCGTCTTTGAGGCGAGTGGCGCGAGCTAGTTCGACGTTGGCGTGAGCTAGTTGCTCATTTGTTTGCCGCAGTTGGGCTTCGGCTTGTTTGCGATCTGTAATGTCTTCGTGAGATACCAGTATGCCAATCACGTCGCCTGTGCTATTGGTCAAAGGTACTTTATTTGTTCGCACCCAGAGTTCCTCGCCATTAGGCCCTTCTAATGGCTCCTCGTAGCCTAGTTTCGGGGTTCTGGTATTCATGACCGTGGCATCATCTGCACAGTAAAGGTGTGCCCACTTTGCCCAAGGTAGCTCAAAGTCGGTCTTACCGATGATGGCATTGGGATCTATTTGAGAATCGCGGGCAAATGCCGGGTTGCAGCCGAGAAAGCGTGACTGGCGGTCTTTCCAGAAGACACGTTGGGGAAATGTATCCAGTACTGCTTGTAGCATTTTGCGCGATTCTTCGAGTTTTTGCTCGGTCTGTTTGCGATCGCTAATATCAAATAGGGTGGCGCGGTTGTATAGATACCTGCCATCTGCATCTTTGACGGCAGTGGCACTCATCAGCACTGGCAAAACTGTGCCGTCTTTACAGACCATCTCATACTCCAAATCTTTGACCCAGCCCCGTTTTTGTAAGCTGGTATAATTTAGTAGGAAGGCTAAGGAACTGGCTTCGGTGAAAAAATTCACCAATGGTTTGCCAATCATTTCCTCACGTTTATAGCCCAACCATTGCAGTTCTGTTTCGTTGACGTTGATAAATCGGCCTTCGCTGTCTAGGGAATGGTAGCCACACGGAGCATTATTGTATAAATCTTCGACTTCATGGGCATATTTCGCCAGTGCCTCTTGAGCTTGTTTGCGATCGCTAATATCAGTCAGGCGTACTAAATTCATGGTGCGTCCAGCTACAGTAATGGTTTTAGCTGCAATGTTTCCCCAGAAAATTTTCCCCCGAAGAGTCACATATTCAATTTCCCGACTCCAGACACCTTTGGCTTGCATTTCGGCAACGATGGCATCAGTTTCCTGGGCAGTGAATGGACGATGCTGGAGTGTCTGTCCATTAATTTTGATCAATTCAGCTTTGTCAGCGGCCTCAAACAGTTCCACCGCTTGGCGATTGCAATCTAGAGTCAGCAGCGTTTCAGGATCGACCAGAAAGATGGCATCGGCAGATTCATTGAAAATTGCTTCTCGTAAATCCCTGTTATGGATGAGTTCAAGTTCTGCTTGTTTGCGTTGCAGCTGATCGTAGAGATTTGCTTGTTGAATGGCGATCGCGGCAATCAGTTGTTGTTGTTGTTTTTGACTTTGTTCTAGCTGCCGCCTCAAATGAATTGGTGCAACTGCACGATCAATTGATTCTTGCAAGACTTCAGCCGTCAGCTTGTCTTTGACCAAATAATCCTGGGCACCACTTTTCAAAGCACGGGCGGCCATGAGTTCATCTTCTTCTGTGGTGAGCAAGATAATAGCGCATTGGTTAATGCTAAATTTTTTCCTAAATTCTTGAAGAAACTTCAACCCATTGCCATCACGCAACAAAAAATTCAGCAAAATCACATCTGGTATTTCTTGCTGACACCATTTCATGGCCTCCGTCGTGGTGCCAAACTCTAAAATGCGATAGCTATAGAGCAACTGGTGCTGCAAGCAGCGACAAATTTCTATCCGCTCTTGAGCACAATCATCAATCAGCAAGATGGTGAGGGGGGAACTATGACTCATAGTATTAAAAATACGAACGCTGCGCGTTTAAACGCATTTAAACAAATTGAATCTCTATAGCTCTCATGTTGATAGCATGACCTAAGTTAACAAACTTCGGCGGGTTTAAGTCCCCGGCAACTAATGAGCCGCAACTTTTGTGGCTCTTTCTAAATCCCCGTTACAAAACTGTACTTCCGACTGCCGACTTCTTTAACTTAAAATTTACAATAGTAATACAAGTAAATACTCACAAATGATTCGGAAAAATTCGTGTTTTTACTCAATTATTTTTTTATTTTAACCCTCAATAATAAGCTTATTCCAAACAAAAATGCATTCGAGAATATTTGTTAAATAAATTAACCATATGCTTCAAATAAATCAGTTGAAAAATATCTTTTTGGGAATTTTAGATAGGTCTGATCGCAGTGAATATTTTGTTTTAATAAAATATTTATATTTTGTGATATGGAGATATAATATTGTTTAGCTATTTTTATACTAATTCTGTATAAATATGTACTTAATCTCAGATCAAATTTACTCAATTAAGCTAATCCGCCTTTAAGTTGCATAATCCTTAGCCTCAGAAAGACGCTCTTACGCACAGAAGGGGAGACGCTCTGATGCAATTTGAATGATTATTAGTTTACCAATCAATACCGAGTCACCTCACCCCGGCTTTGCTGAAGCAAAACCTCTCCAAGGCATCGGGGACGGGATTTAGGGCTGAGGTAGAACGTCTATGGGACATAGGTTTGATCTGAAGTTGACACCAATGCACATCTGTGAGTCTCCACCGAGTACCTCATTCATCTGAAAATCGCCATAAGTTAAGAATTATTCAGTGTAAGTTTACAGAAAATTGGTATTAATTGCAAAATTACTCCAAATCTTTAATACATAATGCTCATTAACTCTCTCAGCTTGGAAAATGTACAGATGACTATTATTCGTCATCCTTTAATGGTTAGCCCCGAAATTCTACTTTTGGATGTGATTGCACTAATAAATCAAACACAAGCTCATTTTGGGAATTGGCTAAATCAAGATTCCAAACTCTTGGAAAATTCTATTAAAGAGACAGCAAGTAATACATTTAAAGCTGACAGTTGTGTTCTGATTATGGAAAATTCACAGTTGGTGGGTATCTTTACACAACGAGAGTTAATTAAGCTGACAGCAGAAGGAAAAAGGTTAGAAAATGTCAGGATTGGAGAAGTAATGAGAACAGAGTTAATAACGCTAAAAATAGGAGAATTAAAAGATACTTTTACTGCTTTAAATTTGCTGAAACAACATCACATTCGCCATTTACCAATTCTAGGGGAGCAAGGAGAAGTGATCGGATTAATCACTCCTGCAAGTCTGCTTGGAATTGCGATTCAACAAGCAGGACTCTACAATTATGTAAGAGTCAAACTAAGAGAACGCCAGAGAATTGAGAGGGAACTGCGCTTAGAGCATAACTTTGTGTCTGCGGTTTTAAATGTTGTGGATGCTCTAGTGATTGTGCTGGATTTTCATGGTAGAATTGTGCGCTTTAATCATACTTGTGAACAAACCACAGGTTACTCATTTGATGAAGTTAAAGGCAAATTTATCTGGGACGTTCTACTATTACCCGAAAAAAGAGAATGTATAAAAGCTTTATTTGAAAATTTTTCACACAGAGAATTGCCCAATCGTTATGAAACTGATTTAATTACTAAGGATAGCGATCGCCGCATAATTTCTTGGTCAAATAATCTCTTACTTAATCATCATGACCAAGTTGAGTATATCGTCTGCACAGGCATTGATATTACCGAGAGCCGAAAAGTACAAGAAGAACTCCAGCAGACTCGCAATTTTCTGGCGTCGATGATTAATAATCTGCCGGTTGCAGTGTTTGTTAAAGATGCCAAACCAGAAAGTTTTGGAACATTTAAATTATGGAATCAAACCTGCGAACGCATATTTGGCATCACAGCCGAACGGGCTATTGGTAAAACAGAT
It encodes the following:
- a CDS encoding hybrid sensor histidine kinase/response regulator, whose product is MDTQPSILVIDDEPDNFDVIETLLDGQGYQLHYAPSGQQALTRLNSFQPDVILLDVMMPDLDGLEVCRRIKADLQWQTVPIVMVTALTAKEDLARCLGAGADDFISKPINSLELRARVNSMLRIKQQYDNLQALLQLREDVVNMIVHDLRNPLASIVLSTEILRFPGLTFQKQQQKIKQIAIASQQLQSLINSLLIMAKLESGKMVLNYTEVDLYALCISALADVEAIAAQKNLTLISELPKPGGMVKVDAAIFRRVLDNLLSNAIKFSPSNSQVILRAEHLATGGTKVQVADSGSGIPENLRQSIFDKYEIGTLNSEVSQIGLGLAFCKMAIDAHHGSITAEDNYPKGTKFTVLL
- a CDS encoding response regulator; this translates as MSHSSPLTILLIDDCAQERIEICRCLQHQLLYSYRILEFGTTTEAMKWCQQEIPDVILLNFLLRDGNGLKFLQEFRKKFSINQCAIILLTTEEDELMAARALKSGAQDYLVKDKLTAEVLQESIDRAVAPIHLRRQLEQSQKQQQQLIAAIAIQQANLYDQLQRKQAELELIHNRDLREAIFNESADAIFLVDPETLLTLDCNRQAVELFEAADKAELIKINGQTLQHRPFTAQETDAIVAEMQAKGVWSREIEYVTLRGKIFWGNIAAKTITVAGRTMNLVRLTDISDRKQAQEALAKYAHEVEDLYNNAPCGYHSLDSEGRFINVNETELQWLGYKREEMIGKPLVNFFTEASSLAFLLNYTSLQKRGWVKDLEYEMVCKDGTVLPVLMSATAVKDADGRYLYNRATLFDISDRKQTEQKLEESRKMLQAVLDTFPQRVFWKDRQSRFLGCNPAFARDSQIDPNAIIGKTDFELPWAKWAHLYCADDATVMNTRTPKLGYEEPLEGPNGEELWVRTNKVPLTNSTGDVIGILVSHEDITDRKQAEAQLRQTNEQLAHANVELARATRLKDEFLANMSHELRTPLNAILGMSEGFIEGVFGSINQRQAKAIATIERSGRHLLELINDILDLSKIESGKLELQLGEVPVKTLCDASLAFVKHMALKKNIRLSTHIASNLSTIQVDDRRLRQVLINLLSNAIKFTPEQGSVSLKVWLEEAEGQGAEGQGAGEVNSPPSPPIPPIPHPPHPPHLPHLPHPSSVSLSLILGIGIAPEDIGKLFEPFIQLDSSLNRQYSGTGLGLALVKRIAVLHGGTVSVSSEVGVGSCFTLRIPYLTNDGVATTPVKTPLPSYQFSAKNAQVLVIEDSVPASDQITRYLSEMKMQPVVYPKGEGAVNEVLRLEPALIVLDLQLPDLSGWDVLAQLKTNPQTKEIPIIITSVVDEHTKGFAQGASEYLVKPITRAQFQATLEKLQHPNCPDSGAVILESSPTLESPVILLAEDNQANIDTMSGYLETRGYRLILANNGQQAVELTATQHPNLIVMDIQMPEMDGLEAIRHIRDDRQFAHVPIIALTALAMPGDRETCLAAGANEYLTKPIKLKQLAVTIEQLLGK